The window GCGTGCCCTGGACCAAGGAGGTCAAGGACGCCTTTGAGGTGGTGATTCAGGGCGGCGCCATTCTGAGCGTGCTGGTGTACTACTGGCGCGACTTTCTGAAGATCCGGCATGTGGGCAGTGACCCGACCCAGCGCACCCTGTGGCTGGGGGTACTGGTGGCGTGTATTCCGGCGGTGGTGCTGGGCCTGCTGTTTGGCGACGCCATCAAGGCGTTCCTGTTTCGCCCCAGCGTGGTGGCCTGGGCCCTGATCGTGGGCGGCGTGCTGATGTGGCTCATCGAAAGCCGCAAGGTGACGCCGAACGTAGACGCCATTGAAAAGATCGGCGTGAAGCGCTCGTTCCTGATCGGCGCGCTGCAGTGCCTCGCGCTGCTGTGGCCGGGGTTCTCGCGCAGCGCCAGTTCCATCCTGGGCGGCATGGTGCTGGGCCTGGACCGCGCCACCGCCACCAAGTTCAGCTTTTACCTGGGCGTGCCCACCCTGGGCGGCGCCGCCCTGCTGAACCTGATTCAGGAGCGCGAACTGATTTTCCGTGAGATTGGCCTCGCCAACGTGCTGCTGGGCGCCGGGGTCAGCTTCGTCACCGCCTACCTTGCTATTGGCTGGCTGCTGAAGTTCGTCTCCACCAACACCTTCAAGGGCTTCGCGGTCTACCGCGTGGTGGTGGGCGCCTTGATTCTGGTGCTGATCGCCACAGGCGTGATGACCAACGGCAATCTGGCCTGAGCAAAGAGGGGGCCGCTTTCGGGCTCAACGAGTGGGTTGACAGAGATGAGGCGTGGGGGTGTTGATCCTCGGAAGGCCCACCCGCTCTGAGGGCGCTCCCAAGACCACTGCGCCCCACCACAACCCAAGCCGGCGGGCTTGCCCAGGCGGCGCAGGGAATGAGCGAGCCCCCTGCGCCGCTGCGCTTTCGGTGTTCGGCAGCGGAACAAAGAAGTTCGCTGCCGGGTTTGGGGTGTGGACACTTTGCCCGGTCCTTGGTCTGCTCCCCGACTCGCCTAAGCCCATCTGCCAGAATGCCCCGGTGGCGTCCCCCACCCTTTACCGCCCCTTCCTCAGTGGCGTCTACGCTGTCTCGGCTGGACTGTATCGCCTGGGGGCGCAGGCCATCCCCTGGCTGGACCCCCCCGCGCCCGAGCACCACACCTTCGCCTTCGATGACACGTATGCCTCGTTTATCGCCAGCAAGGCGGCGGCCCATCGCCGGGCGGCCTGGGAATACATGGGCGAGGCGGCTCTGGGTCCAGACCTGCGCGAAGTGGCGCTGACCCACGTGGCCCGTACCCTGGCGGCCGACAGCGGGGGGCAGGTGACCTGGGACGGCCGGACCCTGCGCAACATGGCCCTGGGCTGGCAGGCCACGCTGAACCTGCGCTGGAACGCCGTGGAGGACCTGCAGCGTTTTGGCGCCCCCAACGCCGCGCTGGTCCACGACCTGACCCCCCTGCACGCCCTGGACTTTCTGGGCCTGAATGCCCCCGAGGACCTTGCCCTGATCGCCCGCGACCCGGCAGGCGGGCGCGACTGGCTGGCGGCCACCCATGTCCTGAGCCCGCAGCACTGGGACCCGCGCGACAAGCTGGGGCGCGACTTCGTGGCGGTGCATACCCCGGTGGCGGGCAGCGGGCCCATGAACGCCACCGCCCCCAAACTGGTGGACGCGGTGATCGGGCGCGGGCCCTTCGTGCGCTTTGCCTGGGGCATCAGCATGACTGACCGCCTGGACCACCACCCCGCTGCCCCTGCCGACGCCGACCGTGCCCCGGACACCACCTTTGACCCGGACGCCGCGTTTCTGCGCGTGGAGCGCCAGACCCTGACTGGCTTTCCGGCCGCCCACGGCGCGCTGTTTACCATCCGGCCCTATACATATCCGCTGCACAGGGCCGTTGAAACCCCTGCCCAGGCCTGCGCGCTGGTGGCGGCGCTGCGCAGCATGACCCCTGAACAGGTGGTCTACAAAGGATTAACCCAGGTGCTGCCTGGGCTGCTGACGTGGCTGGACGAGCGCCTTCTAGACTGAACCGTATGAGGTCTGTCCGTTCGCGGCTTTTCCTGCTGGCCCCCCTGCTGCTGGCCGGGTGGCTGGTGGCCTGCGAGCCTGCGCCGGCCCAGACGACGGCCGAACCAACCACTCCTGAGCAGACCAGTCGTGGGCAGAGGGGCCGCGAGGCGCCGGCCAGCTCCGTACCCACCGCCCGCGATCCAGTCAGTGGCCTGCCGTGGATCACGCGGGCGGCCCTGCCTCCCGAAGGCCGGCAGGTGCTGGCCCGCATTGCCCAGGGCGGTCCTTTTC of the Deinococcus aquaedulcis genome contains:
- a CDS encoding undecaprenyl-diphosphate phosphatase — encoded protein: MDWLYAIVYGIVEGITEFLPISSTGHLILTGNLMGVPWTKEVKDAFEVVIQGGAILSVLVYYWRDFLKIRHVGSDPTQRTLWLGVLVACIPAVVLGLLFGDAIKAFLFRPSVVAWALIVGGVLMWLIESRKVTPNVDAIEKIGVKRSFLIGALQCLALLWPGFSRSASSILGGMVLGLDRATATKFSFYLGVPTLGGAALLNLIQERELIFREIGLANVLLGAGVSFVTAYLAIGWLLKFVSTNTFKGFAVYRVVVGALILVLIATGVMTNGNLA
- a CDS encoding heme-dependent oxidative N-demethylase subunit alpha family protein; its protein translation is MASPTLYRPFLSGVYAVSAGLYRLGAQAIPWLDPPAPEHHTFAFDDTYASFIASKAAAHRRAAWEYMGEAALGPDLREVALTHVARTLAADSGGQVTWDGRTLRNMALGWQATLNLRWNAVEDLQRFGAPNAALVHDLTPLHALDFLGLNAPEDLALIARDPAGGRDWLAATHVLSPQHWDPRDKLGRDFVAVHTPVAGSGPMNATAPKLVDAVIGRGPFVRFAWGISMTDRLDHHPAAPADADRAPDTTFDPDAAFLRVERQTLTGFPAAHGALFTIRPYTYPLHRAVETPAQACALVAALRSMTPEQVVYKGLTQVLPGLLTWLDERLLD
- a CDS encoding ribonuclease domain-containing protein; its protein translation is MRSVRSRLFLLAPLLLAGWLVACEPAPAQTTAEPTTPEQTSRGQRGREAPASSVPTARDPVSGLPWITRAALPPEGRQVLARIAQGGPFPYRKDGAAFGNRERLLPRQPGGHYREYTVPTPGETDRGARRIVCGGVPVTRTAECYYTADHYASFRRIAP